The genomic stretch TCTCAATGGTAGGGCGGGAATCGTCAAAACCCCAGTCAGAAAGACAAGTGGGAAACCTAGGTGCGCTTGACCTTGGCAAATTAAATTCGCCACGGGTCGCACCTCTTGAGTAGGCGAATCAACAGGGGATCAGGACATAACACATCCCCAAAAAGGCAAGCATTTGTGCCTCTTAACCCTATATCTAAGCAGCTTTGCTGCTGAAACAGGGAAATTCAGGAGATATAGACAGAAACCCTGAAGAATATCCTGACGTCTGGTCAGGAAATAGTCAAGCTAATAAAAAATCAGAACTTTTGGATAGATTGGTACCAACTGGGTAGTTTGTGGTAAATCCCGAACAATGCCGATAAGGGTTAAACTGACTGTCAGCTATGGGAGCTGTCGTTAGCAAAAGCCATCTAAAATAACCGATTTTGGCATAGGTGCGCTTGATCTTGGCGAATTAAATTCGCCACGGGTCGCACCTCTTGATGGGGGGCGTGGCTTAACCTCCATTCTTGTATCGGTTCTATCGGTGGCAAATTAATCCGTTGTCTCTATTTCAGAGTGCGACTGGGTAGAGATAGGGGTTGACGACTGTTAATCAAAATCCGTAGAAAATCGGTTAAAACTAGTTAAACCCACAAGAGTCACGCGACTAACTTGTCAGGCTTAACATCCCCCGAAGTCCCTACGGGATTATAGGAAGGACGAGGCAGATTGCGAGACAATTATACATAGGTGCCCTTGACCCATTAAGAATTAAATTCGCCACGGGTCGCACCTGTGGAAGCGATTAACAAGTAATGCTCAGAGGCTCTTTGAGTCGAAAGAATAGTGAGCTGTGCCGTGCAGCCATTACTGGTTGAACCAGTAAGAAAAATTGAGCTATTTCAATTTTCTTAGGTGCGCTTTCCGTATTAAGAATTAAATTCGCCACGGGTCGCACCTACAGTTGGGTTCTCACGGTCAGCTAGCTAGGTTAAAAGCTGTATGAAGCAGTTGTGGAAAAACTCAAGTTAATCAGAAATTTGCGACTTTGTGGCAGAAGATCCTACTGGAACGGGAGTCTTAAAGTGGAGAACCAATGTCGCGCCTCCAAGTGGTACAATCAACAGAGCCGCTACAATCCCATTCACCAAACCACGAAACCCCCTGTCAGCACCCCCCTCTAAACAGACGGGGCTTCGAGACAGTTTCAGGGCCATTGACTACAGCCATTGACTACTCTCGCTCAAACAATGAGCAAAAAAATAGTCTAGTTATTCATAGTCTATTTATTAGTCTCTGTGGCCGATCAGTTTAATGGCAGTAAATCACCGAACATTTCAGACCTAGAAATAGAGTACGACTCCTATCGTTAACTGTAGGACTAAGCGTACTACGAAGTTTTGAGGAAATTGCATGCCAAAGCAAATTATTATTGCAGAGCAACATCAACTTGCTGCTGTATTTTGGGAAGATCAAATTCAAGAACTAGTAGTTGCCACCGGTAATCACCAGGTCGGTGATATTTATCTCGGCATTGTAGAAAATGTATTACCGGGTATTGATGCAGCATTTGTCAACATTGGGGATCCTGATCGCAATGGTTTTATTCATGTGACAGACCTAGGACCATTGCGCTTGAAACGCCGCTCTGGTGCGATCACCGAACTGCTGACTCCCCAGCAGAAGGTGTTGGTGCAAGTGATGAAAGAACCGACTGGTAACAAAGGGCCAAGGCTCACAGGTAATATTAGCTTACCCGGTCGCTATTTGGTGTTGATGCCTTATGGCCGAGGAGTGAACTTGTCTCGGCGGATTAAGAGCGAAAGTGAACGCAATCGCCTCAGAGCTCTAGCAATTCTAATCAAACCATCGGGCATGGGAGTGCTGGTGCGCACCGAAGCCGAAGGCAGAGCCGAAGAAGCCATTATGGAAGACTTGGAAAACCTGCAAAGACAATGGGAAGCTGTCCAGCTCGAAGCAACGTCTACCAGAGCACCAGCCCTACTTAATCGGGATGATGATTTTATTCAGCGTGTCCTCCGGGATATGTACACTGCTGATGTTAATCGGATTGTGGTGGATTCTAGTACTGCAGTCAAACGGGTTAAACAACATTTGTTGAGCTGGAGCGGAGGTCAAGCACCAGAGGGGGTCTTGATTGACCATCACCGCGATCGCATGCCAATTTTGGGATATTTCCGGGTCAATGCTGCAATTCGAGAAGCCCTCAAGCCAAGAGTAGATTTACCCTCTGGTGGCTACATTATCATTGAACCTACCGAAGCTTTAACTGTAATTGATGTGAACTCTGGTTCCTTTACCCGCTCAGCTACAGCACGGGAAACGGTTCTGTGGACTAACTGTGAGGCAGCAACAGAAATTGCCCGGCAGCTGCGCCTACGTAACCTAGCTGGGGTGATCGTTGTTGACTTTATTGATATGGACACTAGGCGGGATCAGTTGCAGGTTCTCGAACACTTCAATCAAGCCTTAAAAGAGGACAAAGCCCGACCCCAGATTGCCCAGCTTTCGGAACTTGGCTTAGTTGAACTGACTCGCAAGCGCCAAGGGCAAAATATTTACGAGTTGTTTGGTAAAACCTGTGCTACCTGTGGCGGGTTAGGACATCTGGTACATCTTCCCGGTGAAGTGGAAGCAGAAGCACTAGAGACCTTAGCACCGATCCCGTTACCGACGGAGCGAAGCATTCCAGAGTTCCCCGAACCCGTAGACTTATCTCCTGAGAATGATAATGAGTTGGACTTGCTCAATCACCCCAGTTATCAGGAACGGGGAGCGGTAAATAATCGCCGCCGCCGCCGCCGTCGTATTGATGACCCCGTGATTAGGGAAGAACCAATTACTAGGGGAGTCAACAGGGTGATCTCTGTCTCATCCAACTTTGATGCCATCACAGAACCCGAGGTATCCAGCTCAGGAGTAGAAAAACCTCAGCTAGTCAAATTTGCTCAAGAAAAGGAACCACCAGAATTGGTCAGGGTTGAAATGAGCCCAGAAGAACAAGATGTTTATGCGTTAATGGGCATTTCCCCTATACTACATTTAGACCGAGAGGTCAAAGATCCTAGGTCAGCAATTATCTCAGTGTTACTGCCGGGAGAAAAAATCGAGGATAATGAAGAAGAATTATCCAATACAACTACCGATTCAACTACCGATTCAACTAATAGTCAATCCTCCATCGACGATCAGCTAGAGTTAGACGAATCGGACTTGGTGCAATCTACTGCTGCCACACCAATTCCAGAAACTGGATCTGATCAACTCAGTACTACCAATGGCACCATTAATAGTCCCCCCATAGTGCGCCGCCGCCGTCGCCGTTCTTCAGCATTGGATAAATGACAACCGACAAAGTCACTGAAGTGTGTGAGTTACCGGATCAATCCGATACTCCCTCTTTAGTGGCTGGGGTAGATGAAGTAGGGCGAGGTGCCTTATTTGGTCCAGTTGTGGCAGCAGCAGTGATTTTACCTGTATCTGTCTTGCCACAACTGGCTCTAGCTGGCGTTAAAGATAGTAAACAGTTGTCCCGGAAGCGACGTCAAAGGCTGTCTGAAGAAATTCAGGGATTGGCACTGGATTGGACTATTGGTTATTCCACTAGTGCAGAAATTGACCAGCTCAATATCTTACAGGCTTCATTGTTAGCTATGAAACGGGCTGTGCTTAAATTAAAAGTTAAGCCCGATCTTTGTCTGATTGATGGGTTACACGGGTTGCCAGATTTACCCATACCACAACAGAATATGGTAAAGGGGGATCAGCGATCGCTAAAGATTGCAGCAGCCAGTATTGTAGCCAAGGTGTGGCGTGATGATTTAATCATTCGTCTAGCTGCCAAGTATTCAGAGTATGATTTGACAGCCAACATGGGCTATGGTACCAAAAAGCATCGGTTAGCACTGCAAAAATACGGACCATGTCGGCTGCATCGCATGTCCTTTAGTCCCTGTAGCCAGGCAAATAAACAATTAAATTAACAATTAACCTAAGCATTCAGCTATCAGCCTATCCGCTACGCCCACGCTAAGGGAACAGCTATCAGCTTATGGGAGTTACCTCCCAGGGTCGAAGCCTGTGCCACAAAGCACCTCAAGTAGCGTGAGCCTTTAGCTGACGGCTGACGGCTGACGGCTGACGGCTGACGGCTGAATGCTTACAAATTAACAATCAACAATCAACCAAACCGATAACCCTTACCATAAACTGTATGGATCAGGGGGACGGAACCCTGAACTTCGATTTTGCGGCGTAACAAACGAACTAGAGCAGCTAAATTGTTACTTTTTGGGATTTCCTCGGATGGCCACAAATGTTGATAAATTTGCTTGTGGGATAATAATATACCAACATGGCTCATGAAGTACGCTAGCAGTTGGCTTTCTTTTTCCGATAGCTCAATTGGGCGTCCGTGGCGATAAGCAATTTGATTGTTTAGGTCTAATTCTATTTGTCCAACCTGTAACCGCTGGCTGGGATTGGCATCAGTCGCAGCAGAACGCCGAAGCAGAGCCCGGACTCTAGCGAGTAACTCCCGCAGTTCAAATGGTTTAACTAGATAGTCATCAGCACCAGCATCTAATCCCATGACTCGGTCATCTACAGTGTCCTTAGCGGTTAGAAAAAGAACTGGGGTAGTGGTGTCATGCGATCGCATTTGTTGGCAAATTTCTAACCCAGAAATGTGCGGTAGCATCCAGTCTAAGATTAACAAGTCATAAGCCCCTTGGGATGCTAACTCATTTCCTGACGCCCCATTATAAGCCACATCTACAGTGTAACCTTCACGAGTTAATACCCGAGACAGGGGGTCAGTCAGCTCAATTTCATCATCTACTAAAAGGATACGCATTGATTTTGTTGATAGTTGACGGTTGACGGTTGACTATCAACAAAATTATAGGACTTACGCGGCAACTCTATCTGTAGAGTGGGTTATTAACGAGCTCTACTACCTGTAGTGAATACCCAATTCATTGATAGATGGGATCAGCTACTTCATATACTCTTATAGTTAAGATAAAGTTAATCAAAGGCTAATTATAATTTAACGGCTCGAAAAACAAACCAGTATGGCTTGGGCATTGGTTACAGGTGGGAGCAAAAGGATTGGTAAAGCGATCGCAGGGGAATGAGTCGCAGATTTGTCAGGCTGTTCGCTATTTGCTCTCTAATCAATTTGTTACCGGACAGTTATTATTTGTGGATGGCGGTCAACATTTGTAATAAACTGTAAGCCCCCGCTTTTTAATTAGAACTGATAACTGATCAGCTAATGTGCATTTAAATTGGTTATTACCCGTTCCCAGATCCGCTGTTCCCTGTTCCCTTTGAGCAATTTAGGTATCCCAATCTAAATGCTGAACAGCTTAACTGATAACTGATAACTTATCGCTAACGGCTGATAGCTGACGGCTGATAGCTGACGGCTGATAGCTTAAAAATTAATCAAGACTAGATACATCAAAGATATGACACAACTTACTGATATCACATCAATAAAAGTTAATGATTTCGGAAGTATAAAACAAGACAGTTATGTTGAAGCGCTGCTGGAAATAAAAAATTTAAGACTCAGGACGATAATTGGCTTTAATGACTGGGAAAGAAAAACTAAACAAGATGTAGTGATTAATATTAAGGCTGGCTTTACCCCTGGAAATTCTACAAAAAGCGATTGGCCGTAGGCCACGCTACGCGAACGCGTTGAAGATACCCTAAATTATAAAACCCTAACCAAGCGTGTGATTAAAGCAGTGGAATAAAGCCAGTTTAATTTACTAGAAACGCTAACCCAGATGATTTTAGATATTGTAATGGAAAATCCCCGGATAGTATGGGCTAAGGTAAAATTTGATAAACCTTTTGCTTTGCGATTTTTCGATTCTGTGTCTATATAATTGATTGCTAAACGATGAATGAAGTGGTAGTGAATGAAGTAGTAGTAAGTGTTGGATCTAACATTGAACCTGATAAAAATGTAAAATTAGCAAAATATAACTTATCAAGAACCGATAATTTTGTCAATCAATCTCGCTTTTATATAACAAAACATATAGGCTTTACTGAGTAACATAATTTTCTAAATGGTGCCTTTTAAATCCATACAGAATAAGGTTTTGATACCTTTCGTCAAAAACTTAAACAAGTCGAAATTGACCAAGGTCAAGCGCACCTAAGGACATGATGGGGTTGGTGATAATTTGAGGAGCACGGGCTTCTATAATTGAGCTTCTACCGGTATAGTTGATCTGATCAGTGAACTAATTTACCCCCTCCCAAAGCTCCCGAAGCTCCCCATATGATTACCATCGCATTACCCAAAGGCGCACTCCTAAAAGACAGCATCAAGCTACTGCAATCCGTTGGCTTAGACTTTAGTGCCTTCCTAGACTCCTCCAACCGCCAACTCCAGATTCAAGACCCCAGTCAAACTGCTCAAGCTCTACTGGTACGAGCTCAAGATGTACCGGTTTACGTGGAATATGGTCAAGCTCAGTTGGGGATAGTTGGTTACGATGTGCTACGGGAAAAAACCCCGGCAGTGGCTACCTTAGGTGACTTACACTTTGGTTATTGTCGGATGTCATTGGCAGTTCGTGCAGCTAGCTCTTATCTAAGCCCTTTGGATTTGCCAGCTCATGGTCGCGTAGCCTCCAAGTTTGTTCACTGTGCTCGGGAATATTTCAATAACCTGGATTTGCCAGTAGAAATTATCCCGCTCTACGGTTCTGTTGAACTTGGTCCGATTACCGGGATGTCGGAGGCAATTGTGGATTTGGTGTCCACAGGTCGTACCTTGAAAGAGAATGGCTTGATTGAAATTGACATTTTGTATGAGAGTACAGCACGACTGATTGCCCATCCCATCAGTTATCGCCTCAATATTGATGGTATGAACAATTTGATTGAGCAGATTCGAGACTTGACTAAGGTCAGCCCTGAGTCTTTAGTGAGTTAGTTATGAGTCTTTAGTCAGTAGGGTGCCTTATTAACGCACCCTCATAAGTAGAGTTATTGCCTAAGTCCTGTAGAGTTGTTTAATCTACACTTTTACAAAGTAATGCGATACTTCTAATATATCAGAAACGACAGACAAAGAATCAGAGTGATTAACTAATAAAGTCTCAATTTCATTCAAAATAGTTGGAAATCTATCTTTGAAGTATAGCATTTTTTTATAAAATTAGTAATCCTCATCTTCATCCTATCCTTTATACCCATAGTTGACTATAGACTGTTCCCTGACTAGACACTTTAGGGAATTGTATGGATAAGTCCCGCTAAACAGTTTTCCTGATACTGCGCCATTAGCACTGCTAATTGTCATGGGCACTCAAGATTTGTTCTCAACTGTGTGCTCATAATCATCTCAACTAAACGAGGCTCAAGATGAAGGTAAAAAATACGTTAATTGCTGCTGCAACTGCTATGGTTTTCGCTTTTGCTTCAGGGTTAAATGCTCAAGAACCAGTTATTGGTGATATCAACACCGCATCAGAATTTATTACCTCGGCAATTCAAGCCTTAGCTTCTAACAAGCAAATTATTAATGAGTGCGGTAAAGAGTTAATAATTGAAGATATGACGAGTGTTACTCAAGATTTACTTAATATCGAAGCCTACCCTACACTAGGAGAAATTCAATACAGGATTTCCTTCACACCTGGAGCTAATACTAATCCTAGCTACTGTGCTGGTAGCTTCAAGAGTCGCATGAAGTTAAAATTCAACGGGCGATACCTTAATCCTAGGGGTGCAGAATTATTGTCTACTCCCAACACTTATGAATTTCGACTAATGGTACCAGGTCAAGAGAATTCTGAATTATGAATGCCGAAATTGAAGATAGTAATACATTAATACAGTATTAATACAGTACTCCAGGTTACTCTACAAACATCTTTACAATAAAAGAGGTAAACCCTGTAGAGTATGGCATGGACTGGCAAGAGATATCTGGTAACTGGGTTTTAATCCCCAATCGTCCCACTGGGATAATCCATTTCCTGGGTGGGGCGTTTATTGCGACAGCTCCCCAAGTAACCTACCGATTGTTACTGGAAAAATTAGCAGATCAACGGTATGCAGTGATTGCGACACCGTTTGTGAATACCCTCGACCATATTGCGATCGCACGAGATGTACTCAACCGCTTCGAGACTACTCTCAATCGTTTACAGGTAACCAATGTTTTCCGGAAACGGTATCTACCCATCTATGGTATCGGCCACAGCATGGGGTGCAAACTACACTTGTTGATTGGCAGCCTCTTCAGTGTAGAACGAGCTGGTAATATCTTGATTTCCTATAACAACTATTCCGCTGACCGTGCTATCCCCTTTGTGGAACAGTTAAACCTCAATCCTGTCTTTCAGGTTGAGTTTACTCCTTCACCCCAAGAAACTAACTATCTGATTACTCAACGCTATCAAATCCAGCGTAATTTACTGATTAAATTCACTGATGACGAGATTGACCAAAGTGTTAGCTTGACCCAAGCCTTACAGAAACGTTTTCCAAATATGGTTGCTCTACAGCGGATACCAGGAAATCACTTAACACCTTTAGGGCAAGATGTCACCTTAAACCCAGGATCAGTGTTTACCCCATTGGATGCCGTAGGTCAGTGGGTCAAGCAAGAAGTCTATCGCGATTTAAATCGGTTGCAACGAGAAATTTTGCGATGGTTAAATCCTCTAGCAGTGGCCTAATGTTGTTCGCGAAGCGTGGCCAATAGGCCAAGGTTATTCTGTTGAAGGTTATTCTGTTGAAGTGCCGTAGGGTGCGTTAGGGACCGGCTCACCCGGATTTTTGGCCTATGGGCCAGGGTATGACAGCCGGTCCCGTAACGCACCACGATCAGCCATCGGTTGAAGGTTATTCTGTTGAAGGTTGTTCGCGTAGCGTGGCCAAAGGCCAATGTTGTTCGCGTAGCGTGGCCAAAGGCCAAGGTTGTTCGCGTAGCGTGGCCAAAGGCCAAGGTTAAATGTTGGACTAGGATAAGGTTTGGTCAGACTCTAGCACTGTGGTAGATTCCGACAACGGAACAGTTTTCTGTGAACTGGAACAATCACTATCGGGGATGGTTTCCTCCTCTAGCACTGTGGTAGATTCCGACAACGGAACAGTTTTCTGTGAACTGGAACAGTCACTATCGACCATGGTTTCCTGTGGTGCTGGCACGGTGGAAGCCTCAGATTCTAGCGCTACGGATGACTTAGGGCTACTAAACGAGAATGTTGCCAAGGTTTTGGTTAAAGGTTTCAGTGCTTCTAATACCTCCTGAGCCGACTGATAGCGACTTCGGAAGCTATAGCGCACCATTTTGTTGACCACTGTAGCTAATTCAGGACTGACCTGTGCCTTATCGAGCCAAATTACTTCTCCAGTTATGGGATCTGTGGGTAATTTGCTAGGAGTTATGCCAGTAAGCGATCGCACAGCAATCATACCTGTGGCATAAATATCACTGTTAAATCTTGGACTACCCACAGCTTGTTCATTAGGCATATAACCTTTAGTACCAATGCCCACCGTGAACTTAGTCAAATTTCGTCTTGGATGCAATTGATTAGTAATTTCTTTAACAGCGCCAAAGTCAATTAGCACCAGCTTCTGATCTGATTTGCGCCGAATTAGATTATCAGGTTTAATATCTCGGTGAATCACACTGTGACTATGGACAAACTGCAATACCTGTAGAATATCTACCACTATCCCAATGACGTTGGCTTCAGGAAGAGGTTTCGGTAGTAACTCATTGCTGAGAGGATGACCATTAATGAACTCTTCAACTAGATAAAATTCTTGATTTTCATCAAAATAGGCTAACAGCTCAGGGATTTGGTGATGTTTGCCCAACTTTTCCAGAATTTCTGCTTCCGTTTGAAATAACCGTCGAGCCAGTTGCCAGTGTTGAGGATTATTGCTAGCAGGTTTGAGCTGCTTGACCACACAGGTCGGATTTCCCGGTCGCTGGGTGTCTTCAGCAATAAAGGTTTCGCCAAATCCTCCGGCACTAAGTCGTTTGATGATTTGATAGCGTCCACTTAACTTAGTCGCTAATAGTTCCTGTTCCCTCTCCTCCAGCAAATTCCTTAAATCATCCTGTCCAGAGATAATTTCTTGGACAATGGGCGCAGAAACGTAATGTTTAAGAGTTTGGCGTAGTTGCTGTTTGTTCTTCAGGTCTTGAATTGCTCCCATAGCGCTACAGAAAATACCACTGAGAGTCATGCTAACTAAAGGCACTGCTGTAGGTAAAATTAGCCCCTCATACACGAAAAATAGATAACTGATTCCTCCCCAAGTGATTACCCCGAGCACTGTCCAGCCTAGGCAAACTTGCCATCGCTTAATCCGACTGAATAAGTACCTGACGACAGTAACCCCTAAGAAGATCAACACTCCTCTGTGGATAGGATTGGGAATTGCTTGGACAATGGCACGACCTTCGAGTAGTGTTGCGATCGCATTAGCATTAATTTCCACCCCAGCCATTCTGTCGGACACAGGAGTGCGATGAAAATCTGGTAATGAGCTAGCAGTTGCTCCAATTAACACAATCTTGTCTTGGAAATACTTACCATCTTCTAGGCGAGTGTGCCAGCGATTATCGTCTAAGACATACCAGAAGGGAATAGATGGAAATACATCCGAACCGTAGAAGAAAATATTCTCTGATTTGGGTTTCGTCCTCAGTCCTGAGTCTTGAGCAGCTGCCTTCGCGTAGCGTGGCCTTTTGGCCAAGGTAGCCTCGTTAAAGGAAGGTACTGTAAAAATCAGCTGATTAGATGTTTCTGCCAATTCTGGATTATTCTTAGCCCAAACTTTGGGATACTGATTGGCTAGACTATAGATTCTGCCATCCGGCTCAACGGGATAATTAATCGAACCTACAGATAGCTGGGGTGTCTCAAACAAAGAATTTGGCTTAACTAGCTTGATAGTCTCACCTTCAACAGTTTCGTAAGTCTCATACATAGCGGCCAGAGTAACCCTTTCGCCATAGTTTTGGAGCACCTGTCTCAACCGTTGATCATCTGCCTCACCGTAACTACTGGGACTATCTAACACAAGACTAACCGCGACAGACCTAGCTCCAGCAGCCATCACACGCTCAATCGCTGTAGCATAAGCAGCTCGTTTCCAGGGCCAGCTTTTGATAAGTTCTAAATCAGTTAGTGCTTGAGTCTCATCATTATAATAGGATTGATTTAAATTCAGAGACTCCTCATCAATTGCCAAAATCACTATATTGTCTGGGGGAGTCACCGGACCCCTAAGTTGGAAAAACCAAGCTTGGGTTTGTCTTTCCATCCGTTGCACTCCCTCCCAATCCCGAGCCGTTGAAATTGCTCCGAATAGGGGAAAAAAAACAGCTAGTAGAAAACCTAATCTAGCTGGATTTAACGGAGTGTTATGCTGTGATAATGTATCTTTATTTGTAGAAATATCTGTATACTGAGTTGGTGTATGGGAAGGAATAATCTTCCCGAACCACCCCCTAGGATTAATAAACATTTTGAGTATTTTACTCGTTTCTTATCTATAGTATCGAAGCAAATTTATTAGCTGTATAAAGATTATTAAAGCCTGTTTAAAAAGTTGATTAAGGAATAACCCAAACAGGACTTACGCCAAACTGGAAACCAAACTCTATAAATAGTAGGGTGCCTTAATAAGGCACCCTACAGGTAGCTTTACTGCGTAATATCATGTCCGGGAGCATTGGTATTGTAAAGCTTCGGTAATCGGTAATTGGTAATCGGTAATAACTAATGGCTAATGGCTAATGGCTAATGGCTAATGGCTAATGGCTAATACCAATTTTGGAAATTACGGCTACACATAAATTTCATCTCCCCATCTCCCCATCTCCCCATCTCGCCACACTCCCTACTCCCTACTCCCTACTCCCTATTCCCTAAAACCATTGAGAACTGCTATAAATGAAATTGGTATTACGTCATACCAACCCGTTTAGTTCTTAGAGTAACGTTAACCCCTTCCGTGGATTGCTCCAATACTAATAATGGCGTTGGTTTTGCCTTTTGATCCCAACGCATGCAAACAATACGTCCTTGAATAGTTGGTTGCCAGGTATCATTTTCCGCATCTGGACTAAGAAATGTTTCAATACAGTCAATAATTTGGCTAACAGTTGCCGAGGTGCGTTGAGTTGGTAATTTCATTAACTTAACTTGAATGCGGAAAAGCACTCCCACACTGCGTTTACCTCGAATTTCAGTCTCGTACTTAACATCAAATATTTCATTAATTTGACGACCTGACGTACTAGCAACACCGATAACATTTCTAGAGTCTTGAGTAGGTCGTAATGCTATACTGATTAACTGTTTTATTCGAATTTTAATTTGATTGATAACTGCAAAGTGGAATACCTCTTCTTCCATTCGCATTCTGAGGTAGTCCAGATTAAATTCCCGGGAGTGAACCAAATCGGGATTGGATTCCATTTTCCGGATGGTATTAAGCGCCAGCTTTAACTTTTTTCGGAGATCAGCAGTTTTATACTGCTCCAATTTGAGCTTTTTGTCCCTATCCTTGAATTGCAGCTTACCATACACTACTAATCCAATCACCACTAAAACTAGTCCAATAGACACAAAAATCCAATGATTCAAATTCCCAAGTTGCCCAGCAGAGGCAGACGTCTTGGGAATGGTAGATGGAGGTGAAGATGCAATTTTCACAGGTACAGAAACCTGAGTCCGTGATTCTCTGAAGATGAGATGATGGGACATAATCACTATCGAATAAAACTCAAAACCTCTTAACTAGGATTACCTTAGCGTGGATATCGTAAAAAATTTGTAAGCACCTGCTACTATTCGCTTCTGAAGCAGTTAGTCAGAGACAAATGCTAATTCGCAGTATCTACATATAGATGGTTATTTGATAGATGGTTATTTGATAGGTTTTTGTTTGACTAAGGCTTTGGATTTAACTCTATCATAGAGCTGGTATTTTATCTTACTCCAGTAGGTTAGGTCTCCGTCTTAGGGTGACTTATTCCCTTTGAGGTTTATATGTCCGTTTTTATTCCAGGAGACTGGCTTCAACGCCCTTTTGACTAATTCCTTAGCCGAGTGACGGTTCTGCTTTTCTCCTGATTGAAGACTTTGAAGGCACGGTTTCTAAGGAACCAGAGGGAGTGTCTTGCACTGTCCATTTTGCAGGAGCGGTGATCAGTTCGCCATCCTTTTAGAATTGGTGCAAGTTTTTCTGCCTTTATCTTAGCTGCATAATTCGACTTGTTGACAATGTTTTTGAATTTCTTTCGGAAGCCTTTGTCCTTCTCCTGAGAAGGAGTGCTACGGAACTTCCGTTGTTCGGTGCAGGGGTGGAGCTTCCAGCCATATCCATCCATCGGTGATTAGTTTCGATTAGTTAGTCTTTGGGTACTAACCTATATCATAACCTGGTGTTCGCCACCAGTTTCTAGCTATAAGGAGGTACACTAGCTCAACCAATCATCCAGAGGTTTTCCTCAGCAGAAGCGTCCCAAGGATATATAGCAGAAGTCAGAAGTCAGAAGTCAGAAGTCAGAAGTCAAACTCTTGCGCTTACTTAGGTTTGAGACTTTTGTCATGTCCGCGCCTGCCCTGGCGACTGCTATAACCTGCTTTCGGCACCCCTACGGGAAGGCATCCAAAGCATCTATAGTATTGTGGCAAGTATTGTGGCAATTTGGGTAAGCCATTGAAGCCTTTTGCATGGAAGCCTTTTGCCTTAGTTTAG from Moorena sp. SIOASIH encodes the following:
- a CDS encoding serine/threonine-protein kinase translates to MFINPRGWFGKIIPSHTPTQYTDISTNKDTLSQHNTPLNPARLGFLLAVFFPLFGAISTARDWEGVQRMERQTQAWFFQLRGPVTPPDNIVILAIDEESLNLNQSYYNDETQALTDLELIKSWPWKRAAYATAIERVMAAGARSVAVSLVLDSPSSYGEADDQRLRQVLQNYGERVTLAAMYETYETVEGETIKLVKPNSLFETPQLSVGSINYPVEPDGRIYSLANQYPKVWAKNNPELAETSNQLIFTVPSFNEATLAKRPRYAKAAAQDSGLRTKPKSENIFFYGSDVFPSIPFWYVLDDNRWHTRLEDGKYFQDKIVLIGATASSLPDFHRTPVSDRMAGVEINANAIATLLEGRAIVQAIPNPIHRGVLIFLGVTVVRYLFSRIKRWQVCLGWTVLGVITWGGISYLFFVYEGLILPTAVPLVSMTLSGIFCSAMGAIQDLKNKQQLRQTLKHYVSAPIVQEIISGQDDLRNLLEEREQELLATKLSGRYQIIKRLSAGGFGETFIAEDTQRPGNPTCVVKQLKPASNNPQHWQLARRLFQTEAEILEKLGKHHQIPELLAYFDENQEFYLVEEFINGHPLSNELLPKPLPEANVIGIVVDILQVLQFVHSHSVIHRDIKPDNLIRRKSDQKLVLIDFGAVKEITNQLHPRRNLTKFTVGIGTKGYMPNEQAVGSPRFNSDIYATGMIAVRSLTGITPSKLPTDPITGEVIWLDKAQVSPELATVVNKMVRYSFRSRYQSAQEVLEALKPLTKTLATFSFSSPKSSVALESEASTVPAPQETMVDSDCSSSQKTVPLSESTTVLEEETIPDSDCSSSQKTVPLSESTTVLESDQTLS